A section of the Agromyces aurantiacus genome encodes:
- a CDS encoding GNAT family N-acetyltransferase: MPPTEPAGTPTLAERLGAIDPPAADPHPDVATWRPATLDDLDDLVDLHAASARVDHPHWTQHRDELAEQLRLPHVDAVRDTLVGVGRDGRLVAHGAVICPPGRETMVRVFLFGVVHPDVRRRGVGGALLDWQLARAREQLAATGSRLPGWIMAYVEQGVTDAASLLERAGLVPTRHFSTLERDLAAPVAAARPLPAGVRIQPWSERWSESARLARNAAFADHWGSQSTDAESWRLMTAETAFAPSLSFLAVAPDAEADGGERVVAFVVALRNEEDWEGQGFTSAYVRLVGVVREHRGQGLAQALLARHLVAAAEAGLERSTLDVDAENPTGALRLYAGMGYEVAHRHTSHVLVC, encoded by the coding sequence ATGCCGCCGACGGAGCCGGCCGGAACGCCGACGCTCGCCGAGCGACTGGGCGCGATCGACCCGCCCGCCGCCGACCCCCATCCGGATGTCGCGACGTGGCGACCGGCCACGCTCGACGACCTCGACGACCTGGTCGACCTCCACGCCGCGAGCGCCCGCGTCGACCACCCGCACTGGACGCAGCACCGCGACGAGCTCGCCGAGCAGCTCCGGCTGCCGCACGTCGACGCCGTGCGCGACACGCTCGTCGGCGTCGGGCGGGACGGCCGGCTGGTCGCGCACGGCGCCGTGATCTGCCCGCCCGGCCGCGAGACGATGGTGCGCGTCTTCCTCTTCGGGGTCGTGCACCCCGACGTGCGGCGACGGGGCGTCGGCGGCGCGCTGCTCGACTGGCAGCTCGCCCGTGCGCGCGAGCAGCTCGCGGCGACCGGGTCGCGCCTGCCCGGCTGGATCATGGCGTACGTCGAGCAGGGCGTGACGGATGCCGCGTCGCTGCTCGAGCGCGCCGGGCTCGTGCCCACGCGCCACTTCTCCACGCTCGAGCGCGACCTCGCCGCACCGGTCGCCGCCGCCCGGCCGCTGCCCGCGGGCGTGCGGATCCAGCCCTGGTCCGAGCGGTGGTCGGAGTCCGCGCGCCTCGCCCGCAACGCCGCGTTCGCCGACCACTGGGGGAGCCAGTCGACCGACGCCGAGAGCTGGCGCCTGATGACGGCCGAGACGGCGTTCGCGCCGAGCCTGTCGTTCCTCGCGGTCGCGCCCGACGCCGAGGCCGACGGCGGCGAGCGCGTCGTCGCGTTCGTGGTCGCGCTGCGCAACGAGGAGGACTGGGAGGGTCAGGGCTTCACCTCCGCCTACGTGCGGCTCGTGGGCGTGGTGCGCGAGCACCGCGGGCAGGGCCTCGCACAGGCGCTGCTCGCGCGGCACCTCGTCGCGGCGGCCGAGGCCGGGCTCGAGCGGTCGACGCTCGACGTCGACGCGGAGAACCCGACCGGGGCGCTGCGCCTCTACGCGGGCATGGGCTACGAGGTCGCGCACCGGCACACGAGCCACGTGCTGGTCTGCTGA